Proteins found in one Oreochromis niloticus isolate F11D_XX linkage group LG22, O_niloticus_UMD_NMBU, whole genome shotgun sequence genomic segment:
- the btd gene encoding biotinidase isoform X6, which translates to MPYSHNMSLCLNLIIFDYVCDSKVLQRLSCMARRNNLYLVANMPDLQPCPLKTSPTSTCPPDGRWQFNTNVAFRSDGLLIARYHKQNLFFEQSFDTPPEVEVITFDTPFAGKFGLFICFDILFHDPAVVLVEMGVRQLIFPTAWMNTLPLLDSVQFHSAFSLGANVTLLAANLRNDRLIMKGSGIYTPFSATYHHAWKGDPEEGRLLVARVPVLEPLEVKQSAAKEVEAGGGESASSVATDSGRCHQDSCDDHSPHSVHPSHPTFISSMMYDTFTFVLLNVTQGDVKVCNGTFCCHLQYRWLLQDHKELYALGAFAGLHTVDGRYALQVCAIVRCGGLDQSSCGQEVEEAESKMDFLLEGNFDTKYVYPSILTSRMFLEQPESLEKAADMRVTMKHSNMKSGLVTACLYGRMYHLDNE; encoded by the exons ATGTCACTGTGTCTGAATCTCATCATATTTGATTATGTTTGTGACTCAAAGGTTCTCCAGAGATTGAGCTGTATGGCTCGTCGTAACAACCTCTACCTGGTGGCCAACATGCCCGACCTGCAACCCTGTCCCCTGAAAACCAGCCCCACCTCCACCTGTCCTCCTGATGGGCGCTGGCAGTTCAACACAAATGTGGCTTTCAG GTCAGACGGCCTTCTAATTGCACGCTAccacaaacaaaaccttttctTTGAGCAATCCTTTGACACACCTCCAGAAGTTGAAGTCATAACATTCGATACACCTTTTGCTGGGAAGTTTGGCCTCTTCATCTGCTTTGACATCCTCTTTCATGATCCTGCAGTGGTGCTGGTGGAGATG GGTGTGCGTCAGTTgatctttccaacagcatggaTGAATACGCTCCCCCTGCtggattcagttcagtttcacaGTGCATTCAGTCTGGGTGCCAATGTCACTCTACTAGCTGCAAACCTTCGTAATGACAGGCTCATCATGAAAGGAAGTGGTATCTACACCCCTTTTTCTGCCACCTACCACCATGCCTGGAAAGGAGACCCAGAGGAGGGCAGGCTGCTGGTGGCCAGAGTGCCAGTTTTGGAGCCACTGGAGGTAAAACAAAGTGCAGCCAAAGAGGTGGAGGCTGGTGGTGGTGAGTCTGCATCATCAGTGGCTACAGATTCTGGACGCTGTCATCAAGACAGCTGTGATGATCACTCTCCTCATTCGGTCCATCCCTCTCACCCCACCTTCATCTCCTCTATGATGTatgacacatttacatttgtccTCTTAAACGTGACACAAGGCGACGTTAAAGTGTGCAACGGCACTTTCTGCTGCCACCTGCAGTACAGGTGGTTACTGCAAGACCATAAAGAGCTCTATGCACTCGGTGCATTTGCAGGACTGCACACCGTTGATGGACGTTATGCACTGCAG GTTTGTGCCATAGTCCGTTGTGGAGGGTTGGATCAGAGCTCTTGTGGACAGGAAGTGGAAGAAGCAGAGTCTAAaatggacttcctgttggagggGAACTTTGACACCAAATACGTGTACCCATCCATTCTGACAAGCCGAATGTTCCTGGAGCAGCCAGAGAGTCTGGAGAAAGCTGCAGACATGAGAGTGACCATGAAACATTCAAATATGAAAAGTGGTTTAGTCACTGCCTGCCTGTATGGACGAATGTACCACCTGGACAATGAATAA
- the btd gene encoding biotinidase isoform X4 gives MPDGGETMLFVIAVVSVYLASVVGVTDSTPDSSYVAAVYEHKVILNPHPRVPVSRHDALQHMQKNLDIYEEQAARAAQQGAQILVFPEDGIHGFNFTRLSITSYLETIPDPQEESWNPCMKPERHNNTEVLQRLSCMARRNNLYLVANMPDLQPCPLKTSPTSTCPPDGHWQFNTNVAFRSDGLLVARYHKHNLYFEASCDTPPEPEIITFDTPFAGKFGLFICFDILFHDPTVLLVQRGVRQLIFPTAWMNQLPLLDSIQFQQAFSLGANVTLLAVNIRNDRLIMTGSGIYTPFSATYHHARKGDPEEGRLLVARVPVLEPLEVKQSAAKEVEAGGGESTISVATDSGYCYQDSCDDPPPPSYPTFISSMMYDTFTFVLLNETQGDIKVCNGTFCCRLQYRWLLQDHKELYAFGAFAGTHTVNGRYALQVCAVVRCAGLDRSSCGQEVEEAESKMDFLLEGNFDTKYVYPSILTSRMFLEQPESLEKAADGRLTMKHSNTKGGLVTACLYGRMYHLDNE, from the exons ATGCCTGACGGTGGAGAAACGATGTTGTTCGTTATAGctgttgtcagtgtttatttggCGTCTGTTGTCGGTGTAACTGACTCCACTCCAGACTCGTCGTATGTTGCCGCTGTTTATGAGCACAAAGTAATCCTGAACCCGCACCCGCGCGTGCCCGTGTCCCGCCACGATGCTCTGCAGCACATGCAGAAAAACCTGGATATCTACGAGGAGCAGGCAGCCCGTGCAGCCCAGCAG GGTGCCCAGATCCTGGTGTTTCCAGAAGATGGTATTCATGGATTTAACTTCACTCGATTATCCATCACTAGCTACCTGGAAACCATTCCTGACCCTCAGGAGGAGAGCTGGAATCCATGCATGAAGCCAGAAAGACACAACAACACTGAG GTTCTCCAGAGATTGAGCTGTATGGCTCGTCGTAACAACCTCTACCTGGTGGCCAACATGCCCGACCTGCAACCCTGTCCCCTGAAGACCAGCCCCACCTCCACCTGTCCTCCTGATGGGCACTGGCAGTTCAACACAAATGTGGCTTTCAG GTCAGATGGCCTTCTGGTGGCACGCTACCACAAACACAACCTATACTTTGAGGCCTCCTGTGACACACCTCCAGAACCTGAAATCATAACATTTGACACTCCTTTTGCTGGGAAGTTTGGCCTCTTCATCTGCTTCGACATCCTGTTTCATGATCCTACAGTGCTCCTAGTGCAGAGG GGTGTGCGTCAGTTGATCTTTCCAACAGCCTGGATGAACCAGCTCCCCCTGCTGGATTCAATCCAGTTTCAGCAGGCATTCAGTCTGGGTGCCAACGTCACCCTACTAGCTGTCAACATTCGTAATGACAGGCTCATCATGACAGGAAGTGGCATCTACACCCCTTTTTCTGCCACCTACCACCACGCCAGGAAAGGAGACCCAGAGGAGGGCAGGCTGCTGGTGGCCAGAGTGCCAGTTTTGGAGCCACTTGAGGTAAAACAAAGTGCAGCCAAAGAGGTGGAGGCTGGTGGTGGGGAGTCAACAATATCAGTGGCTACAGACTCTGGATACTGCTACCAAGATAGCTGTGATgaccctcctcctccctcctacCCCACCTTCATCTCCTCTATGATGTatgacacatttacatttgtccTCTTAAATGAGACACAAGGCGACATTAAAGTGTGCAACGGCACTTTCTGCTGCCGCCTGCAGTACAGGTGGTTACTGCAAGACCATAAAGAGCTCTATGCTTTCGGCGCATTTGCAGGAACACACACCGTCAACGGACGTTACGCACTGCAG GTTTGTGCCGTAGTCCGTTGTGCAGGGTTGGATCGGAGCTCTTGTGGACAGGAAGTGGAAGAAGCAGAGTCTAAaatggacttcctgttggagggGAACTTTGACACCAAATACGTGTACCCATCCATTCTGACAAGCCGAATGTTCCTGGAGCAGCCAGAGAGTCTGGAGAAAGCTGCAGACGGGAGACTGAccatgaaacattcaaacacgAAGGGTGGCCTGGTCACTGCCTGCCTGTATGGACGAATGTACCACCTGGACAATGAATAA